One part of the Phacochoerus africanus isolate WHEZ1 chromosome 7, ROS_Pafr_v1, whole genome shotgun sequence genome encodes these proteins:
- the LOC125130324 gene encoding olfactory receptor 6C3-like, whose translation MENHTRVTMFILAGLTDDPQLKVVLCIFLLLTYLLSITGNLIIILLTLVDIHLKTPMYFFLRNFSFLEISFTTTCIPKCLGMMVTGDQTISYNNCIIQLFFAFLLGASEFYLLAAMSYDRYVAICKPLHYTAIMNSKICIQLVLSCWLAGFFTIFVPLLLVLKLDFCASNIVDHFGCDPTPLLQISCSDTHLIETMGFVSAVVTLVVTLAVVVISYTYIALTILKLPSSNQRKKAFSTCSSHMIVISLSYGSCIFMYVKPSVKQRISFYKGIALLNTSVAPLLNPFIYSLRNQQVKKAFMNIIHRVASFLNR comes from the coding sequence atggaaaaccATACAAGAGTGACCATGTTTATTCTAGCAGGTTTGACCGATGACCCACAACTGAAAGTTGTATTATGTATCTTCCTTCTTCTCACCTACTTGCTAAGCATCACTGGAAATCTGATCATTATCCTACTCACCCTGGTGGATATTCACCTCAAGAcccccatgtattttttccttcggAACTTTTCCTTCTTAGAAATATCCTTTACTACTACATGCATCCCTAAATGTCTTGGTATGATGGTAACTGGGGACCAAACCATTTCCTATAACAACTGTATTATTCAGCTGTTTTTTGCCTTCCTTCTTGGAGCATCTGAATTTTACTTGCTGGCAGcaatgtcctatgaccgctatgttgcCATCTGTAAGCCCCTGCATTACACAGCCATCATGAACAGTAAAATCTGCATTCAGCTTGTCCTCAGTTGTTGGCTTGCTGGGTTCTTTACCATCTTTGTACCTCTCCTCCTAGTTCTAAAGCTTGACTTTTGTGCTTCCAACATTGTTGATCATTTTGGGTGTGACCCAACTCCCCTCCTGCAGATCTCCTGCTCAGACACACATCTCATTGAGACCATGGGATTCGTCTCAGCTGTGGTGACACTTGTGGTCACGCTTGCAGTGGTAGTAATATCATATACCTATATTGCATTAACGATTCTAAAACTCCCCTCAAGTAATCAGAGGAAAAAAGCTTTCTCAACCTGTTCGTCTCACATGATTGTGATATCCCTTTCTTAtggcagctgcatcttcatgtatgTTAAACCTTCAGTCAAACAAAGAATATCTTTTTACAAGGGAATTGCCCTACTCAATACCTCGGTAGCACCACTTttgaaccctttcatctacagtTTACGGAACCAACAAGTGAAAAAAGCCTTTATGAATATAATACACAGGGTTGCTTCTTTCTTAAACAGGTGA